A single genomic interval of Pirellulales bacterium harbors:
- a CDS encoding DUF2892 domain-containing protein: MSTATATRVSQNTAPAVNARIQFNTDRNVAYYSSLDRSAIDRRLKELDCEWNVERILETNAASLTIGSFVLGAVSNRKWFALSGLVGCFLLQHAFQGWCPPLAIVRRLGFRTAEEIESERHELLCARKKAKS, from the coding sequence ATGTCCACGGCAACCGCCACTCGCGTCTCGCAAAATACCGCGCCAGCGGTAAACGCCCGAATCCAATTCAATACCGATCGCAATGTCGCCTACTACTCGAGCTTGGACCGATCGGCCATTGATCGCCGCCTGAAGGAACTCGATTGCGAGTGGAACGTCGAACGAATCTTGGAAACGAACGCTGCCAGCTTAACGATCGGGTCGTTCGTGCTTGGCGCGGTGTCGAATCGAAAGTGGTTCGCGTTGTCCGGATTGGTCGGCTGCTTTTTACTTCAGCATGCGTTCCAGGGCTGGTGCCCGCCGTTGGCGATCGTTCGTCGCCTGGGATTCCGCACTGCCGAGGAAATCGAATCGGAGCGGCACGAACTCCTATGCGCGCGAAAGAAGGCCAAGTCGTAA
- a CDS encoding AI-2E family transporter: protein MTRIALNIATLFATLTGLAVLWEFRGAALIFCMSLALAAAVRPAVEFFIQRHWPVALAVGATYLPLLCVVGLLIFLSVSRMGDEFNQMVDDSGRAYQQIDEHWRHGNWIEQQIAQSMPSLGKSDNAKSETAKHDGWELRVAKTLFGYTLSVAGVIFDALLVVVMSVYWSLDRVHFERLWLSLLSASTRVSARQIWRAIEKEIGKYLRSEFLQSLMAGLLLAFGFWLIGCSYPILLALVGAAAWLIPWVGALFAVLALTLTSLPTLITDSTWHGVLVLAAATLYTCMVLLLLEILVEPRLFDRQRYSTVLTAFVAISLAMMWGVFGLLIGPPLAVVLQVFGSFLLRRRLGLTGDTAQGPAEVAARLAELRRSLAGSQSPHPELENFVDRLTTIMQEVREEIAIPAADRPKIGLLLANRPRVGAGTE from the coding sequence ATGACGCGCATCGCTCTGAATATCGCGACCCTCTTTGCCACGCTCACCGGCTTGGCCGTCCTCTGGGAATTCCGTGGGGCGGCGCTGATTTTCTGCATGTCGTTGGCGCTGGCTGCGGCCGTGCGCCCGGCGGTCGAATTCTTCATCCAGCGGCATTGGCCGGTCGCATTGGCCGTCGGCGCAACGTATCTACCCTTGTTGTGCGTCGTCGGATTGCTGATTTTTCTCTCCGTGAGCCGCATGGGAGACGAGTTCAACCAAATGGTCGATGATTCCGGCCGGGCCTATCAGCAGATCGACGAGCATTGGCGACACGGCAATTGGATCGAACAACAAATCGCTCAATCGATGCCTTCGCTCGGGAAATCCGATAATGCCAAATCCGAAACGGCCAAGCACGACGGTTGGGAACTGCGAGTCGCCAAGACACTCTTCGGATACACGCTCAGTGTCGCGGGCGTCATTTTCGATGCCCTGCTCGTGGTCGTGATGAGTGTCTATTGGTCGCTCGATCGTGTTCATTTCGAACGGCTGTGGCTTTCGCTTCTCTCGGCATCGACACGTGTTTCGGCGCGCCAGATTTGGCGCGCGATCGAAAAGGAAATTGGAAAATATCTTCGCAGCGAGTTTTTGCAAAGCCTAATGGCCGGCTTGCTCCTGGCGTTCGGCTTTTGGCTTATCGGCTGTTCGTATCCGATCCTGTTGGCCTTGGTGGGGGCAGCGGCATGGCTGATTCCATGGGTGGGAGCTTTGTTCGCCGTGTTGGCGCTCACGCTCACTTCCCTGCCGACGTTAATCACCGATAGCACGTGGCACGGTGTTTTGGTTCTCGCGGCGGCAACACTCTATACCTGCATGGTTTTGCTGCTGCTCGAAATTTTGGTGGAACCGCGCTTGTTCGATCGGCAGCGCTATAGCACGGTGTTGACCGCTTTCGTGGCGATCAGCCTGGCGATGATGTGGGGGGTGTTTGGGCTTTTGATCGGCCCGCCGTTGGCCGTCGTGTTGCAGGTGTTCGGCAGCTTCCTGTTGCGCCGCCGATTGGGACTGACCGGCGACACTGCTCAGGGTCCAGCCGAGGTGGCTGCGCGGCTGGCGGAATTGCGCCGGTCGCTGGCTGGCTCGCAATCGCCGCATCCTGAGCTTGAGAATTTTGTCGATCGCCTGACGACGATCATGCAAGAGGTGCGGGAAGAAATTGCAATTCCTGCCGCCGACCGTCCGAAAATTGGCCTTTTGTTGGCGAATCGGCCTCGCGTGGGAGCGGGCACGGAATAG
- a CDS encoding AI-2E family transporter, with product MASIPDDPPRYWNPHRTAQATLIFAVLAAGFFAIYYLQAAFFCLFIAIILATALRRPVSWLERRGVPHATAVVIVFAVLALLLLVALGLGIPLLATQAIDLRNALPGFYEQARQRFLDSTTGLVHQLAAQTSAKLPWFSAARDGQAAPAEFAPPALRYFGDVFSPLLLFIAVLLMAFYWSLQEDRTVKALLLLVPVQRRDGARELIDAIQAKVADYVLGQAIVCFVIGMLTCIGYTIIGLPHALPLGILSGVMEAVPVFGLLASAVPAVVIALSISGSKFFGVVVVVTAIHLSDNFFISPKIMGRSVGLHPIVTLLALVGFGELFGLPGAVLAVLMASISQLLLDRLLLSRAAQAVAPVKGRDHLSLLRHEVQEVLHDVRQNLRHKEEASTPTNDRFEEAIETIATELERMLEHEASEREAAGGAEANR from the coding sequence ATGGCCTCGATACCAGACGATCCGCCGCGATACTGGAATCCCCATCGAACCGCACAAGCGACGCTGATTTTCGCTGTTCTGGCGGCAGGGTTCTTTGCGATCTATTATCTGCAGGCCGCATTCTTCTGCCTGTTCATTGCGATCATTTTGGCCACGGCGCTCCGGCGCCCCGTAAGCTGGCTCGAACGCCGGGGCGTGCCGCATGCAACGGCCGTGGTGATCGTGTTTGCCGTGCTCGCTTTGCTGCTGCTGGTCGCGCTGGGATTGGGGATTCCGCTGCTGGCGACACAAGCGATCGACCTGCGCAACGCGCTGCCAGGCTTTTACGAACAAGCCCGGCAACGTTTCCTCGATTCGACGACCGGTTTGGTCCACCAACTGGCGGCGCAAACGTCCGCCAAATTGCCGTGGTTTAGCGCGGCAAGAGATGGTCAAGCGGCCCCGGCCGAATTTGCTCCGCCGGCTCTCCGCTACTTCGGCGACGTGTTTTCGCCGTTGCTGCTATTCATCGCCGTGCTGCTGATGGCCTTTTATTGGTCGCTGCAGGAAGACCGAACCGTGAAGGCGTTGCTGCTATTGGTGCCGGTGCAACGCCGCGATGGGGCTCGTGAATTGATCGACGCGATTCAAGCGAAGGTCGCGGATTACGTGCTCGGGCAAGCGATCGTTTGCTTCGTCATCGGGATGCTGACCTGTATCGGATACACCATCATCGGGCTTCCGCATGCGTTGCCGCTGGGGATTCTTTCGGGCGTCATGGAAGCAGTGCCGGTGTTCGGATTGCTTGCCAGCGCTGTTCCGGCGGTGGTGATCGCACTGTCGATCAGTGGGAGCAAGTTTTTCGGCGTCGTCGTCGTCGTCACAGCCATTCATCTTTCCGACAACTTTTTCATTTCGCCCAAGATCATGGGGCGATCGGTCGGGCTGCATCCGATCGTGACGCTGTTGGCCTTGGTAGGCTTCGGCGAATTATTCGGGCTTCCCGGGGCAGTGCTTGCGGTCCTGATGGCGTCGATCTCGCAGTTGCTGTTGGATCGATTGCTGCTTAGCCGCGCGGCGCAGGCCGTCGCTCCGGTCAAGGGCCGCGACCACCTCAGCCTATTGCGGCACGAGGTGCAGGAGGTGTTGCACGACGTTCGGCAGAATTTGCGTCACAAAGAGGAAGCCTCGACGCCGACCAATGACCGGTTCGAGGAAGCGATCGAAACGATCGCCACCGAATTGGAGCGAATGCTCGAGCACGAAGCATCGGAGCGCGAGGCTGCCGGTGGAGCCGAGGCGAACCGATGA
- a CDS encoding Hpt domain-containing protein, translated as MHYDKSHRSANRLIGHFSDEQSCSDSPLFDVDAALARLDGDRGLLTELVHIYIEDAPMLLVRISNGMRDANCADVLHAAHLLHGLAANFGACAVTNPAGRLEAYAIDGRLADAAATIEQLRIEAIRLEQALLEFC; from the coding sequence ATGCATTACGACAAATCACACCGCTCCGCGAACCGGCTAATTGGTCATTTTTCCGACGAGCAATCGTGTTCCGATTCGCCTCTTTTCGATGTTGACGCCGCCTTGGCAAGACTCGACGGCGATCGCGGACTGCTGACGGAGTTGGTGCATATCTACATCGAAGACGCACCGATGCTGCTGGTACGGATCAGCAACGGAATGCGCGACGCGAATTGCGCCGACGTGCTTCATGCCGCCCACCTCTTGCACGGCCTGGCGGCAAACTTCGGGGCCTGTGCGGTGACCAATCCAGCCGGACGGCTTGAAGCATACGCAATCGACGGGCGCCTGGCCGACGCCGCTGCAACGATCGAGCAACTCCGCATCGAGGCAATTCGCCTGGAGCAGGCGCTGCTGGAATTTTGCTAA